GCCACCGCACTGATGGCGGCAGACCCGATGCTGATCAAGGCTGCGGTCAAGCTCATCACCGCTGGGTCATCGGCCGAGCGCGCCATCTGGGACGCCGCGGCATCCGTTGCCGAAATGCTGCACAACCTCGGCGGCTACATGGCGGAACGGGTAACGGATGTCTTTGACGTGCGCTCTCGAATCGTCGCTGAGTTGCGCGGTGTGCCGGCACCCGGGATCCCCCTCAGCGACGTGCCGTTCGTGCTTGTGGCCGAAGACCTTGCTCCGGCCGATACGGCCACGCTGGATCCCGCAGTCGTGATTGCCCTCATCACGTCGAGCGGCGGACCCCAGTCACACACGGCCATCATTGCGCGGGCTCTGGGTTTGCCCGCCGTCGTTGCGGCACTGGGTGTCACCGAGCTGGCCCACGATGCCCTCGTTTACGTGGACGGCGCCGCTGGAACCGTTACCCTGAACCCCGGTGCCGATGAACATGCCGCCGCCGCGGCCTGGGCAACGACGGCCGCCTCCCTCGCTGAATTCGATGGTAACGGCCGCACACGAGACGGCCACCTCGTTCCCCTGCTGTCCAACGTGGGTGGCGCGGACGACGCGGTCAAAGCAGCCGCGGCCGGCGCTCAGGGCGTGGGGCTGCTCCGCACCGAGTTCTGTTTTCTCGACCGCGACACCGAACCGAGCGTGGACGAACAGGTTGCCGCCTACCGCGGCGTCTTTGACGCCTTCCCCGGTAAAAAAGTTGTTCTGCGCACCCTCGATGCCGGCGCGGACAAACCGCTCCCCTTTTTGACGGATGCCTCGGAGCCGAACCCCGCCCTCGGTGTGCGTGGTTACCGCACAGACCTCACCTCACCCGGCGTGCTCCAGCGCCAGCTCAGCGCCGTCGCGCTGGCTGCCGAGGACTCGGCCGCCGACGTGTGGGTCATGGCACCCATGATTTCCACCGCTGAGGAGGCCGGAGACTTTGCGGCGCTCTGCACGGCTGCTGGCTTGACGACTCCGGGAGTGATGGTGGAGGTGCCGTCCGCGGCCCTGACCACCGAGGCGATCCTTCGGCACGTGGAGTTCGTGAGCCTCGGAACCAACGACCTCACGCAGTACGCCATGGCCGCCGACCGCCAGCTCGGCCCCCTCGCTGCGCTCAACACCCCCTGGCAACCCGCCGTCTTGCAGCTTGTTCGACTCACCGTCGCCGGCGCCGTGGCCGAAGGGGAGAACAAGCCCGTCGGGGTATGTGGTGAGGCCGCCGCAGATCCGGCCCTCGCCGTGGTGCTCGTGGGCCTGGGGGTCTCGACCCTCTCGATGACGGCACGTGCGCTCTCGGCCGTAGCCGCCGTGCTGGCCTCGGTCACGCTGGCTGAGGCGCAGAGCCTGGCCGCGCTCGCCCTGGCGGCGTCGAGCGCAACGGAGGCTCGTGCGGCTGTGCGCGCCCACCTGCCGATTCTGCACGATTTGGGCCTCTAGAGCCCCGCTTTTCTGCCACCACATTCACATCAAACATTTCAGGAGAAAACCATGTCTGAACGCACCGCCGTCATTGCCAGCCGCGTAGGCCTCCATGCCCGTCCAGCCGGAATCTTCGTCGCCGCCGTGAGCGCGCTTGAACTGGAGGTCACCATTTCCCTGCAAGGGGAGCCCGCCGATGACGCCATGGATGCCTCAAGCATCCTGTCAATCATGAGTCTCGGTGCCAGCAACGGCGACACTGTTGTACTTCGTGCGGAGGGTGACGGCGCCGATGAGGCGCTCGCCTCGCTCGTCACCATTCTTGAGACGGATCTCGACGCCGACTAGTAGCCTCGTCATCTCCTGAGCTGTCTTGAACACACCTAACTAGGTAGCTAAGCTAGATAAAACTCCCCGGCATGACTGTGTGCGGGGAGGCCGGTGCAATTGCCGGAACGGGCACTACCTTATTGCGAGCGAAAAGGACCTACCGTGACTGAACGACAGACATACCTGGGCAATGTGGAAAGCACCCCGGAGCCAGAAGAACGCACCATCAAGGACTGGACCGATCTGGGTCAGGAAATGTGGTCGTACCTGACGGGCAAGGGCGCAGCCATCAACTACAGCTTCATCGACATGATGGTTGAAGTTCCCCGTGACATTGGCCCCGATGCCCCGCGCGCGGTGTGGAAGCTCAACGGCACGTTGCGGGTCACCACGAGTGACGAACAGTCCGCTGGCGCTGACCCTTACCGGAACTGATCATGAGCTCCTCAGCGGGCTCAGCACCGAAAAGTTCAAAGGCGACGAAATCCGGCATCAAGCTGCATATTGATCTCGCCTTTTCCCTCGCTGAGCCCACGCCCACGCCGGTGGAGAGCAGTGAATCGACCGGTGCAGAGTTCGGCGACTCCTTCGGTGCCGCCGACGTGATGAGCGGTACGGTGACCGCCAATGGATCGGAAATCACGGTCTTCACGAGCAACCCCGAATTGTTTGTTCAGGGTCGGGCCCTCAGCTTAGAACCGCTCCGCACCGTGGCCGCCGAACTGGCGTCCCGCGGTCTGACGGTATCGATCACGGGCCCCGTGGGCGTCATTGCTCGCCTCGGCGACGTTCAGGCATCCGTGACACAGCGTTTGGTGACCCGGTCCCCCAACATTGTTCTCGGTGCACCCAACGCCCTCGCGCCACTGGTGCAGGCGCGAATGCGCGGAAAGTCACGCATGTCCGTGGCGATCCCGCTTCCGCCGGCAACGGTGCTCCCGATCGCGCCTACCTTCGATCGGCACCGCCGGCGTGGGGTCACCACCACCCACTACTCGCACGGAAGCGGTCGTCCTCGACTGATTTTCGTCGTGGGATCAGAAAACTGGAACGGACAGATGCCTCGGGAGTTCGACCTGCTCCCGGGAGTGACCACCATCGGTTCCTCTCCCCAGGCCGACTTGCAGCTGCCCGGATTGAAGGCAATCCACGCCGAAATCCGTCATGACGAGCACGACGAGTACCGACTGTTTGCCGTCGGTGACGTCTCCGGCAGCTCACGGCCGAAAGAAGATGGCCGCGGTGGAAGCGATGGTCAGGTTCTGCGCACCGGCTCACGGATCGAAATGGGCCCGTGGCGCATGGGCTACTTCCGGGAAGAATTCGCCGACCACGGCCGCCCCTTTGGCGGACGCGTGGGCGGAGAATTTGCCGTACAGAAGACTCAGGCCCCGCGCCCTCGCGGCAAGTAGGTGCTGAGTGAAGCGGATGCCCATGGCGGGCATCCGCTTCACTCATTCTGCGTTCGGGCTCACCAGCGTAATGAATGCGCTCAGCTGAGCCAGGGCCGCCGGGGTTCGCGGTAGGTAGTCCGTGAGCGCGGGCGAGTAGACGACGTACGCCGCCCACTGCGCCCGCGAGATGGCGACGTTCAGCCGGTTGGCCAGGAGGAGAAACTCCAGACCGCGTGGCACCTCCTCGGCTGAGGACGCCGCGAGCGACACGATGGCCACGGCCGCCTCCCGCCCCTGAAACTTATCGACCGTGCCCACGGCAACACCGGCAAAGCCGGCCACGCCGAGCGCTGCCCGCAGCAGTTCCACCTGCGCGTTATAGGGCGCAACAACGATGACGTTGCGCTGTTCCAGCGGCGCGGTGCGACCAGCGGATGTCCAGGCTCGGCCCACAAGGTCGCCAACGAGGGTCACCACGGCCGCCGCTTCCTGCGGAGACGACGTTGAATTGGAGCGGTGCTCGATGGGCACCGGATGGAGGCCCGCAGCCACTCCCGCGAGCGACCGGTCCGAGTCATGCGAGCGCAGCTTGCCCTCGTAGGAGAGCACGGAAACCGGCGCGCAGACGGCCGGGTGCATGCGCCAACTGGTGGCCAGAAAATAACCGAACTCGCTCGGCAGCACGTTGTGGCCGTCGGAGAGCCAGCCGAGGGCCGACGTATCCACCGGTTCGGGGTGCGTGCCCTGGCTCACCTGAGGGAGCTGTTGCGGATCGCCCAGCAGCAACAGGCGCTGGGCCGACACCGCCGCCGCGATGGTGCTCGCGAGGGAATACTGACCGGCTTCATCAATGACGAGCAGGTCGAGAGATCCCCGCGGGATTCGGGTGGCGTTGCTGAAATCCCAGGCCGTGCCACCCACGACATAACCACCCTGTTGCCCGGTGAACCGCACGAAGCCGGCGGCGTCAAGAGCGGTCCACGGCACGGGCAGCTTTTCCTCGCCCTTTCTCGGTTTCTTCCCCACCCGATCCGCGTCAACGCCAGCTGCCAATACCGCCTTGAGCATGTTTTCCACCGTGGCATGTGACTGAGCAACAACACCCACTGTCCAGCCGTGATTCAGCACGAGATCGGCAATGACCCGCGAGCCCACGTAGGTCTTCCCGGTTCCGGGCGGACCCTGCACGGCGAGGTAGGAGCGGTCGATTCGAAGCAGACTGGTGCGAATAGCGGTCTGCACATCACCGTCGATAACCGGCGCAAGTGCGCCCGTGCGCGGTGCCGAGCGACGCAGTATGTCGAATGCGGCATCGGCCAGGGGCTCCGGGTGTGCCTCAAGCACGGTGCGGCCCCAGTGGGAGATCGCGTCAACCTGAGTGCCAGCCGGCGGTGGCGTTCCCGGCGTCAGCGCGACGGGCAGCTCGTCGTGCTGCGGGGCATCCGCGTGCAGGACCTCTTCGATGAGGTAGTCGAACGCGTCGGTAACCTCCACGATCGTTGCTTTGTTGTGCGCCGCGCGCGCGCGCGGGTCACTGCCGCGAGGGATGTTCGGGTACGGCGCGTCGTAGAGGAGAAATGGCTGGTCCCCCGGTTTGAGCGAGCTGCCCGGAGCGAGGGTTCCCGACACGCGCAGCAACCGCCGATCGAGCTTCTGGCGACCCTCTCGATGCCACCCCACGGCAACGCTGGCCGACTCGATGATGAGAACGTCACGCGTGTCGGCCCACTCGTCGGCCGGTGAACTGAGGCGAAAATAGTGATCCCACCAGAACGATTTCTGCTCCCGGCGGTGGTAATCAATGGCCGCTGAGGCCAGCGCCAACGCGGTCTGGTGGGGCGTGCGCTCCCGCGGTGACACATCCCCGAGCAGAGCCGTCAGTTCGAGGTACACCGGGTCAGGCTCGCGCAACACCACGTCCAGGGTGAGGTCGCGGGCGGTTGCCAGCGGCACGTTGTTCTCGCGAGCCCGAGCAAGCAGCCAATCACGCAGGCGCAGTGTGGAGCGGCAATCGTAGGCGTTGTACCGCGCAATGTCCGCGAGAACGACGGCCGCGGCAGCCGTGTCTCCCGCCGCCGTTAGCGCCCGAAAGCGAACGTATTCGGCAATGGAGTCGGCCGCGTTAGCCACGCCCTCGCGCTCATCAACACCCATATACAGGGGCTCAAGTTTTTTCAGCGAGTAGCTACGGCTGCCCACACGGAGTCCCTGACGCACCACCGGATAAAGGTCGATCAGAACCCGATTGCGCAGCAGATCGTCCACGATCTGCTCGCCAACCCCATGGCGCGCCGCGAGCGTGAGGAGGTGGGTGCGTTCATAGGGCGCGTAGTGGTAGATATGCATGCCGGGGTGCCGAGCGCGGCGCGCCTCGACCCACTCGAGAAACTGGAGGAGCGCCATCCGCTCCTGGGCATAGGAGTGCGCCCAGAACGCATGGAACGAGTCGTCGGGCTCAACGAGTCCGAACAGGTAGTCCAAGCCCCACGCACTCCCCGCGTTGTCGATGTTTTCCGTGGCAGCCGAATCACCGAGGGCGATCTCTGAGTAGAGCGGGTCGCCCTCGAAATCGAAGAAGATATCACCGGCATCGGGTTCGGGGAGCCCTGCGAGCGCCGCGGGATTCACCACCTCCCAGACGATGGGTTGCCCACCCGTGGGCTTCTCGATCTGCACTCGGGCCTGTTCTCGCAGAGCAGTGAGGGCGCTGTCGGACATTCCATCCACGGACGCGGTGCGCCCGGCCAGCTGCTCGATGGTGGTGATGCCGGCGGCCCGCAGGTGCGCACGCTGACCTAACCGCAGGTTGGCCACGAGTAAGACATCGCGCTGCAGCGTGACCTGCTCGTCACAGGCCTGGCAGCGACCGCACGCACTGTAGCGGGGGTCGTTCCACTCGGTGGGTCCGTTCGCGGCGACGCGCTCGTCGATCAGACGTTCCAGGCGCTCTCGGCGCTGTCGGTAGACGGGCAGGATGTCCTGCAGGCGGTGCGAACTCGTGCGACCATCGCCGAGCACAACGTGCACCCGGTCTCCCACGGCCAGTCCCCGCCTCAGCAACTGGTCGCTGTACGCCGCCAGCTGCAGCAGGGCGGTGACCTTCGCCGTTCGGGCCAGCTTGGTGTCATAGACCTCATACGTGCCGTCGTCGCCGCGAATGATGAAGTCGGCGTAGCCGAGAAAGCGCCCATCGAAGAAGGCGGCCTGGTAGACCACCTCGGCACCGCTCTGCAGTGCCGCGTCGCTCTCGTGCACGGCGTGCAGGGGATCGTCACCGCGTGCGGGCCGAGAAATGTCCACAACCCGGTGCGTGGCACGCAACCGCGCGAGCATGCGCAGCTCATGCTCGTCGCCAAGCTCGGCCGTACGGCGCAGCATGGCGTCCTCGGTTCCGACCACTGCATCGATACGCCCCAGACGAGCGTCAAGGCTGCGCATAAGCGCCCATTCGCACTGCGCCGCCGCGCTCAGGTCACTGGCCGAGTACACAACGGTCGTGGGGTCGAGCAGGTACACGCGGTCTCCTTGCGTCGGGCGCGGACGAATTACCCCGCGCTTGCGAGGCTACCGAACACCACCGACACCACCGCTCCACACACCGGATCGATTCCCACGATCGGTTAACAAGATCGTAACAAAGGTATACAAACGATGAAATATGTGAATGATTGTATTCAATCTAACAAAGCTGTGATTCGCCGATCATTGGATGTTCATGTCTCCCTCCCTCCCCCGTTCCGCGCGTCGCCTCTGGCTCCCCGCGCTCGCAGCGGGTCTCGTGCTCGCCACAACGGCGTGCCAGGCCCAGCAGTTGCAGGCAGCACCCGATTCGTCATCACGCCAGGACGTCACCAGCGCCCCAATCGGCGACCAGACCATCATTGAGGGCGGCGATTTCGTCATGGCCCTGTCTGCCGAACCCGACCGTCTCGACCCCACAACGTCGTCGTCGCTGTACACCCGGTATGTGATGCAGACCGTGTGCCAGAAGCTCTACGACATCGATGCCACCGGCGATATTGTGCCGCAGCTCGCCACCGAGCTGCCGGAGTTCTCCGCCGACGGTCTCACGGTCACCATCCCCGTGCGCAGTGACGCGGTCTTCGCTGACGGCACCGCCTTCAACGCGGAGGCCGTGGCCACCACCCTCGAACGCAACCTCGCGCTGCCCGCCTCCTCCCGCCGGAGCGAACTTGGCCCCATCACCAACGTCGCCGCCATCGACGACGACAGCGTGCAGATCACCTACTCCGAACCGTTTGCCCCGATCACGGCCGCCCTGGCCGACCGAGCCGGCATGATCATGTCCCCGCAGGCACTCGCCACCACCGGCGACGCCTTCGGTGACAGCCCCGTGTGCGTCGGGCCGTTCAAGTTCGTGGAGCGGGTGCCGCAGACCTCGATCACCGTTGAACGCGATCCCCTGTACTACGACGCCGGCAACGTTCACCTCGACACGATCACCTACCGCATCATGACCGACTCGAATATTCGTGCCGCAAACCTGCGTTCCGGTGACGTGCAGGCTGCCGACTCCATCTCACCCCAAGACGTCGATGCGCTGATGACCGAACCGGGAGTGGGAATCCTCCAGGTTGGTTCGCTTGGCTACCAGGGCATCACCGTCAACATCGGTAACACCGACGGCATCGGCACCACGCCCGGCACGATTGACACACCCCTGGCGCAGGACGCCACCATCCGCGAGGCACTCTCCATGTCGGTGGACCGTGAGGCCCTCGTCAGTAGCGTCTTCAACGACTGGTACGAGCCCGCCTGCTCCCCGGTCTCCCCGGCAAGCCCGTTCACCTCAAACGCAAGCGAGGCCTGCCCCGCCTACGACCCGGAGGGCGCCAAGGCACTCCTAGCTGCCGCCGGAGTCGAACAGCCCTACGCGATCGACATGCTCGTGAGCAACAACCCCGATACCCTGCGATTCGCTCAGGCGCTGCAGGCATCCGTTGCCGATGGCGGCTTTGAACTGACCATCTCCCCCGTGGAGTACTCCACTCTTCTTGACGTTCAGACCCGGGGAGACTTTGACGCCCTGCAGCTGGGC
This sequence is a window from Cryobacterium sp. CG_9.6. Protein-coding genes within it:
- the ptsP gene encoding phosphoenolpyruvate--protein phosphotransferase; the encoded protein is MQTLSDNTYTGVGVSPGRIIGSVRQMPRAVSEPPAGERLTHESPEAATDALRAAAKSVQAVLNDRAAGAAGAGRQVLEATALMAADPMLIKAAVKLITAGSSAERAIWDAAASVAEMLHNLGGYMAERVTDVFDVRSRIVAELRGVPAPGIPLSDVPFVLVAEDLAPADTATLDPAVVIALITSSGGPQSHTAIIARALGLPAVVAALGVTELAHDALVYVDGAAGTVTLNPGADEHAAAAAWATTAASLAEFDGNGRTRDGHLVPLLSNVGGADDAVKAAAAGAQGVGLLRTEFCFLDRDTEPSVDEQVAAYRGVFDAFPGKKVVLRTLDAGADKPLPFLTDASEPNPALGVRGYRTDLTSPGVLQRQLSAVALAAEDSAADVWVMAPMISTAEEAGDFAALCTAAGLTTPGVMVEVPSAALTTEAILRHVEFVSLGTNDLTQYAMAADRQLGPLAALNTPWQPAVLQLVRLTVAGAVAEGENKPVGVCGEAAADPALAVVLVGLGVSTLSMTARALSAVAAVLASVTLAEAQSLAALALAASSATEARAAVRAHLPILHDLGL
- a CDS encoding HPr family phosphocarrier protein, which translates into the protein MSERTAVIASRVGLHARPAGIFVAAVSALELEVTISLQGEPADDAMDASSILSIMSLGASNGDTVVLRAEGDGADEALASLVTILETDLDAD
- a CDS encoding FHA domain-containing protein, encoding MSSSAGSAPKSSKATKSGIKLHIDLAFSLAEPTPTPVESSESTGAEFGDSFGAADVMSGTVTANGSEITVFTSNPELFVQGRALSLEPLRTVAAELASRGLTVSITGPVGVIARLGDVQASVTQRLVTRSPNIVLGAPNALAPLVQARMRGKSRMSVAIPLPPATVLPIAPTFDRHRRRGVTTTHYSHGSGRPRLIFVVGSENWNGQMPREFDLLPGVTTIGSSPQADLQLPGLKAIHAEIRHDEHDEYRLFAVGDVSGSSRPKEDGRGGSDGQVLRTGSRIEMGPWRMGYFREEFADHGRPFGGRVGGEFAVQKTQAPRPRGK
- a CDS encoding TM0106 family RecB-like putative nuclease codes for the protein MYLLDPTTVVYSASDLSAAAQCEWALMRSLDARLGRIDAVVGTEDAMLRRTAELGDEHELRMLARLRATHRVVDISRPARGDDPLHAVHESDAALQSGAEVVYQAAFFDGRFLGYADFIIRGDDGTYEVYDTKLARTAKVTALLQLAAYSDQLLRRGLAVGDRVHVVLGDGRTSSHRLQDILPVYRQRRERLERLIDERVAANGPTEWNDPRYSACGRCQACDEQVTLQRDVLLVANLRLGQRAHLRAAGITTIEQLAGRTASVDGMSDSALTALREQARVQIEKPTGGQPIVWEVVNPAALAGLPEPDAGDIFFDFEGDPLYSEIALGDSAATENIDNAGSAWGLDYLFGLVEPDDSFHAFWAHSYAQERMALLQFLEWVEARRARHPGMHIYHYAPYERTHLLTLAARHGVGEQIVDDLLRNRVLIDLYPVVRQGLRVGSRSYSLKKLEPLYMGVDEREGVANAADSIAEYVRFRALTAAGDTAAAAVVLADIARYNAYDCRSTLRLRDWLLARARENNVPLATARDLTLDVVLREPDPVYLELTALLGDVSPRERTPHQTALALASAAIDYHRREQKSFWWDHYFRLSSPADEWADTRDVLIIESASVAVGWHREGRQKLDRRLLRVSGTLAPGSSLKPGDQPFLLYDAPYPNIPRGSDPRARAAHNKATIVEVTDAFDYLIEEVLHADAPQHDELPVALTPGTPPPAGTQVDAISHWGRTVLEAHPEPLADAAFDILRRSAPRTGALAPVIDGDVQTAIRTSLLRIDRSYLAVQGPPGTGKTYVGSRVIADLVLNHGWTVGVVAQSHATVENMLKAVLAAGVDADRVGKKPRKGEEKLPVPWTALDAAGFVRFTGQQGGYVVGGTAWDFSNATRIPRGSLDLLVIDEAGQYSLASTIAAAVSAQRLLLLGDPQQLPQVSQGTHPEPVDTSALGWLSDGHNVLPSEFGYFLATSWRMHPAVCAPVSVLSYEGKLRSHDSDRSLAGVAAGLHPVPIEHRSNSTSSPQEAAAVVTLVGDLVGRAWTSAGRTAPLEQRNVIVVAPYNAQVELLRAALGVAGFAGVAVGTVDKFQGREAAVAIVSLAASSAEEVPRGLEFLLLANRLNVAISRAQWAAYVVYSPALTDYLPRTPAALAQLSAFITLVSPNAE
- a CDS encoding ABC transporter substrate-binding protein, with translation MSPSLPRSARRLWLPALAAGLVLATTACQAQQLQAAPDSSSRQDVTSAPIGDQTIIEGGDFVMALSAEPDRLDPTTSSSLYTRYVMQTVCQKLYDIDATGDIVPQLATELPEFSADGLTVTIPVRSDAVFADGTAFNAEAVATTLERNLALPASSRRSELGPITNVAAIDDDSVQITYSEPFAPITAALADRAGMIMSPQALATTGDAFGDSPVCVGPFKFVERVPQTSITVERDPLYYDAGNVHLDTITYRIMTDSNIRAANLRSGDVQAADSISPQDVDALMTEPGVGILQVGSLGYQGITVNIGNTDGIGTTPGTIDTPLAQDATIREALSMSVDREALVSSVFNDWYEPACSPVSPASPFTSNASEACPAYDPEGAKALLAAAGVEQPYAIDMLVSNNPDTLRFAQALQASVADGGFELTISPVEYSTLLDVQTRGDFDALQLGWSGRVDPHGNMFNFLSTGGSNNYSGYSNANVDTLLTDASATTDVSDRAALYGEAVAQVQDDNPVVYLYRQRSLTAYSTSIAGIETFADGVVHLSDVAFVEGQ